Within Dysgonomonas sp. HDW5A, the genomic segment CAATGGTTGATATGCTGAATAAATACAATTCCGACAAAGGTCGCCCTGCATGTATCTTTCCACTGGTTTTGTACGGCTTATTGCCCAAAGTGCCGAAAGATGGAGAAGGGAATTATTCGGGCAAAACCCATTGGGATAAATACGTGCGTTTGGGTATTCAGGATTTCCCACCATCCATAAACTGTCTGGAGGCCATTAAGAATATCTTTAATTATTACAAAGATGGAGAAGGCAATAAATATCATATAGGAGGGAATGCTTTTGACGATGCCCGTCTGGCTAATTTATATATGTCGTATCAAAATCAAACAAATTATCAGCAGGAATGGAATTGGGGACATTTAGGTAAGTTTAGAATAAAAGGAAGCTGGACGAATTTCAAAAAAGACGAAAACAATACAAAGACATTTGAACACTATTTTCACCGAAATGACGATGGAGGGCGATGGAATCATTTCTATACAGCTAATCTGTTCGGTAGCTCGATGATAGATATAGAGTATATTAAAGATGGAGGAACCAATATTTTTGAATCTTCGACTAAAGTTGCAAAATTTAAAGATGATCGTAAAAATATTCATATAACCATACCTCAATCGGGTTTGTATAAAATACAATTGGAAGTTGATCTGAAGGTTAGGAGCGATCCCTTTACCGAGTCAGATAACGGATATAAGTATATTGGTGGAAATAATCCATTTAATACTACTCCACAGACACTGAATGAGGAAGTGAAGCGGAATGATTTTACCAATAGCCGCTATGAGGTAAAACTTCTGAGAGATTTTGGTGAAGGCAGTTTTGATATTGATGATCTGAAATTTGATGCTACCCTTTATCGGGACAATCTGCCACAAAATAACGACAGTAAGATGACCCGCTATTTTCCTGTTCCCGGAGGCTGTAATGAAGGTGTTTTCGATGGCAATTGTATCCAAATGATAGATCCGTTGCAAAATATGAAATTGGTGTCAGGTTTTCGATGGGGAGAATATGGCAAATCAAAAATTACCAATGGTGAAATTAAACCCTACTATTACGATAAAGAATTAGCCCCTAATCCACTGGAGGAAGATTTAGATACTCCTTTCGAATACAGGTATAATCGTATTATGGCTATCAAACATGGATGGAGCTGGGATAATAAATTCTCGCAGAAAAATAAAATCTACTCAGCCATTCATTCACCGGGATATAAGAAGATACAGGGCACAGACCCCGATAAAGAATCGGAGAGTGTTGAGGCTGATAGCTTGACTAATCTTTTTAACGTTATCGTGAAGGATGCTCCCAACCGTATTGAAAATATAGATAGTATGACGGGCAAAGGGAAACTGAATCAAATTGTGTGGCTGGATAAGGGGGAACATTTGACCTTGGTAAGCGTAACATCAAGCGGTCACAGCAAAGGCAATGAGGGTTGGATGGTTCATGATATAGATTTTACGCTTGATGTAGAGCCTTTTAGAACTAACCCTGAATGGATAACGGTCAATAATAAAGGCACGGGTACAGCTCCAATGAATTGGAATGATTCTTCGGACTTCAAGAAAGATTACATAAATCTTTTTAAATTTCTTCCATCTGAACAGAAGATTGACGAATGGCTCGATAATTTCTGTAAAGCTTTTAATCTTCAACTAACTCAGCCCGAAGACGGTAAGTTCGAATTGAATGTAAAGCAATCAAAACATGCGGTTTCTATACCTTCGTTAATCGATCTGGACAATAAAGCAAGTATTGCCCGGCGTACCAATGAGCCATTGGGGTTACCCTCCGAATTTAAGATCGGCTTCAAAATAAATGAAGAAGAAGAGGGATACGTAAAAGCAGATGCCGGTAATAAAGACGGTGGAGGTAGTTTTTTTACCGGAAATTTGGACGGTCAGGTAGTTCCCCAAACCTCTAACTTTTCATACAATTGGTTTAAGAAGATAATTAAAGATATCGTTACAGGCAGAGATGGTGAGGGCGAAGATATTATGGGGACAATAGAACTGGAATTACCTGTAATTACAAATAAGGAAATATGGAACGAAGGCAGTGAGGATTATGCACAGATGGTAAAAAAGCTTTATACCAATTATTCACAACGCTTTTGGTACAAGAGTGATGAGCTTTATAATGTGGGAATAATATGGAACAATCATGATGAGCAAACAGATCTATTGTTACCCCATTTACAATCGGGTGTGAGTCGCGAGAATATTCTAACATTAGATTATTATAATAATCCGAATTCGATATTGACCACTTACTTTAATATTATTGCAACCGATGATAGTAATTACACTTATGTGGAGTGTTATTTAAGCCCTGATGAGTATGAGCAGATGGATGGAAGTAAATTGGTCAAACTAAATGGCGATTTGTATTATATTGCTGCCATTGAAGGGTATGATCCTATGGGGAAGAATAGTGCTAAATTGAAATTGATCAGGAAGGTATAACAGGAAAGGCGGGCGAAAATTTAGTTATTTAGCAACTATTCAACAATTGTCCGAAAGCTGTAAATTCTGCGTATTCTGTGCCCTGTCTCTCTTTTGATGTATCCTCTTTTTTGTTGCAATTATCACGTATATCTGTTGTTATTTCGTATATTTTGCATAGCTTTGTCGGTGAATATTTTACACACGTATTTAAAATTTATGAAAAAATTATTATTGACAGTGGCACTTGTTGCCAGTACATTAGGAGTATTTGCTCAAAGTGAAAAAGGAGAAAAGTCTCTTGTTGGAAATATCGGAGTGCAGTCAGATCCCGGGCGTTTTCTTATCGGAGCTCAAGGTAGATATGTGATTGCTGATAAAATACGTTTGGCTCCAGATGTTATGTTTATATTTCCAAAGGACAAGGTTACAGGATTGGATGTGAATCTAAATGTACACTATGTGTTCGATAATGTAGCAGAGAATATCTCAGTATATCCATTAGCAGGTATCGCTATGCAGAATGGAAGATTTTCTGGAAATACAATCAATGGTGTGAAATTTGGTTCTACCAGTTTTACTGACTGGGGTTTCAACTTAGGAGCCGGTGGTAGTTACGAATTGGGTGGAAACCGTTTTGCCAATATCGAACTTAAATACACGTTTAGCGATGCAGATTGCTTTACTTTAGCTTTGGGGTACGGATTTAAATTCTAATTTTAGTCTTTAGTTTATAAAGGAAATAGCTGTTGTAATGCAACAGCTATTTTTTTTATCGATACTCAAATCACTTGAGCGAATTGAGATGTAGGCACACTAAAAAACCCTCTAGAAATCTAAAGGGTTTGTCTTTTTTGCTTTTGTTTAAAACAACTTAGCTAAGGGGTATTCCTTATTTTTTTGCAGGAGTACCAGCTTGAGCAGCTTCAGCAAATTTTTTGCCTAGTTCAGCAAATTTAGCAGCTTGCTCTGGAGTCATAGATGCAAGTTCTTTTTGAAGATCTTGACCTAAGTTAGCTATTTCTTGAGCAACTTTAGCATACTCAGCAGAAGCAGCAGCGTCACCTTTTTGTACTTTTTCTACTAAAGGAAGAGCTTGGTTTACTAATGCTTCGTATTTTCCAAGAACGCTAGTGTCAGCAACAGCAACTGTATCAACAGCTGGAGTTTCTACTTTTGTAGTATCAACATCACTACCTTGAGCACCTTCAGTTTTAGTGTTACAAGCAGCAAATGACAATGTAGCTGCAGCAACAAAAGCGATCATAACAATCTTTTTCATTTTTTTCTTCTGTTTTTTTGACGAAAATCCGTGAATAATTACCTTTTCGACTGCAAATGTAATATAAAAAACTAAGAAAGATCAACTATTTTGTGAAAAAAATATAACAATCAACGAAAATACATGCTTTTATTTTAAAAAAAAAGCTATTATACTGATATCTAATTAAATGATCTGAGATATCTTAATATTATAGGTCCGAGCAATATTTCCGTTATTGGTAATTGAGATAGTACCTGGAACACTTGCATTTATAGTAAAATCGAACTGAGTGCCGGTTCCACCATCCGCACAAGTCGTTACATTGGGAAATACTACTTGATATGTATAGGCGTTAACCCGTGTAGCTGTTCCAACAACTTCTCTTGCCATACCATTCAGATAGACAAGCGACAAACCAAAATCAGCCGAACTGGATACTACGACACTAAATACTGCAGTCATGTATCTATTACATCCATTACTAGCTGTTACGATCAAATGACCGGCTCCAGGATAAAATA encodes:
- a CDS encoding outer membrane protein, which translates into the protein MKKLLLTVALVASTLGVFAQSEKGEKSLVGNIGVQSDPGRFLIGAQGRYVIADKIRLAPDVMFIFPKDKVTGLDVNLNVHYVFDNVAENISVYPLAGIAMQNGRFSGNTINGVKFGSTSFTDWGFNLGAGGSYELGGNRFANIELKYTFSDADCFTLALGYGFKF